The proteins below are encoded in one region of Mangifera indica cultivar Alphonso chromosome 7, CATAS_Mindica_2.1, whole genome shotgun sequence:
- the LOC123220261 gene encoding kinesin-like protein KIN-10A isoform X1, whose translation MAPTPSSSKANQIQFKTPQSKHRLNFNSARITAHPSPNPNSTAKEVPSQEHPIEVIGRIRNFPNNNTKEKEKSVSVLQINPDKQTLRLRADIGYRDFTLDGVSLSEEEDLDCFYKKFVESRIKGVKMGDKCTVMMYGPTGSGKSHTMFGCAKQAGIVYRALRDILGDEKEGGGDSNGERIGFETFVQVTVLEIYNEEIYDLLSSNSGGGLGIGWPKGSGSKVRLEVMGKKAKNATFISGIEAGKISKEIQKVEKRRIVKSTQCNERSSRSHCMIILDVPTVGGRLMLVDMAGSENIDQAGQTGFEAKMQTAKINQGNIALKRVVESIANGDSHVPFRDSKLTMLLQDSFEDDKSKILMILCASPDPKEIHKTICTLEYGAKAKCIIRGPHTPVKDKFGTEDYSSTIILGSRIAAMDQFIYKLQMENKLREKERNEAHEQLLKKEEEVARLREKLQVMEGKEPEVSEQEINLKVTERTQVLKCELEKKLEECQRMAEEFVEMERRRMEERILQQQQEVEMLRRRLEEIEFELQHSRDQEMRGSRDLDGSSFARRLMGMYADEDPGMVKSMDLDMGDEPSAREVKYVNGNYNQVDSTNIHGCNNYLQAKPFAEILDPNVFTSKYGEKLVCLSTVFEEEEVEEEEHKENMENEEVEKVIIEEKRVCSSRMADGSSPGISLITGSVTTSPQKLDLTSQEPDSSKDAVSSRRVRIQNIFTLCGNNRELSQQTRKLVPAKWNAENMDPLASPIGGLSSDPTVAPVLKEKETSAVAPKLPFGNLSNAPLPLNPIQNILPLPR comes from the exons ATGGCTCCAACACCATCATCTTCCAAAGCCAACCAAATCCAATTCAAAACCCCACAATCAAAACACCGCCTTAACTTCAATTCAGCAAGAATCACAGCGCACCCTTCTCCAAACCCTAATTCTACAGCCAAAGAAGTCCCTTCACAAGAACACCCGATAGAAGTTATTGGAAGAATACGGAACTTTCCCAACAATAacaccaaagaaaaagaaaaatcggTTTCAGTCTTGCAAATCAACCCAGATAAACAAACCTTGAGATTGAGGGCTGACATTGGGTACAGGGATTTTACTCTTGATGGGGTTTCTTTGTCGGAAGAAGAGGATCTTGATTGCTTCTACAAGAAGTTTGTGGAGTCAAGAATCAAAGGAGTGAAAATGGGGGATAAATGCACAGTAATGATGTACGGACCAACTGGTTCCGGCAAGAGTCACACAATGTTTGGGTGCGCTAAGCAAGCAGGGATTGTGTACAGGGCTTTGAGGGATATTTTGGGGGATGAAAAGGAAGGCGGCGGTGATTCGAATGGGGAGAGAATTGGGTTTGAGACATTTGTTCAAGTGACTGTTTTGGAGATTTATAATGAGGAGATTTATGATCTTTTGTCAAGTAATAGTGGGGGTGGATTGGGAATTGGGTGGCCTAAAGGCAGTGGATCTAAG gtgAGGCTTGAAGTAATGGGGAAAAAGGCAAAGAATGCAACCTTCATATCTGGAATTGAAGCTGGAAAGATTTCCAAGGAGATTCAAAAAGTGGAGAAAAGAAGGATTGTGAAAAGCACACAATGTAATGAGCGGAGTTCACGAAGCCACTGCATG ATAATTCTTGATGTCCCAACAGTGGGAGGACGGCTCATGCTTGTTGACATGGCTGGTTCTGAAAACATTGATCAAGCTGGTCAAACTGGATTTGAGGCCAAAATGCAG ACAGCAAAGATCAACCAAGGAAATATAGCATTAAAGAGAGTAGTTGAATCCATTGCAAATGGTGATTCTCACGTTCCTTTCAGAGATAGCAAATTAACAATGCTTCTGCAG GATTCTTTTGAGGATGATAAATCGAAAATCTTAATGATTCTGTGTGCAAGTCCAGATCCAAAGGAAATACATAAGACAATTTGTACGCTTGAGTATGGTGCAAAGGCAAAATGTATTATTCGTGGGCCTCATACACCAGTCAAGGATAAATTTGGCACTGAAGATTATTCATCTACAATCATTTTGGGATCCAGGATTGCTGCCATGGACCAGTTTATTTATAAGCTGCAAATGGAGAACAAGTTGAGAGAGAAAGAGCGTAATGAAGCACATGAACAGCTcttaaagaaagaagaagaagttgctCGGTTGAGAGAAAAACTCCAAGTTATGGAAGGGAAGGAACCTGAAGTGAGCGAACAAGAGATCAACCTGAAGGTGACAGAGCGAACTCAGGTTCTCAAATGTGAGCTAGAGAAGAAATTGGAGGAGTGTCAGAGAATGGCTGAGGAGTTTGTTGAAATGGAGAGGAGAAGAATGGAAGAAAGGATACTGCAGCAACAGCAGGAAGTTGAAATGCTTAGGAGGAGGTTAGAGgaaattgagtttgaacttcAACATTCAAGGGATCAAGAGATGCGTGGTTCTAGAGACCTGGATGGAAGCAGCTTTGCCAGAAGGCTGATGGGCATGTATGCAGATGAGGACCCAGGGATGGTAAAATCAATGGACCTGGACATGGGTGATGAGCCATCTGCTCGTGAAGTGAAATATGTAAATGGAAATTATAATCAAGTAGATAGTACCAATATCCACGGCTGTAACAACTATCTTCAAGCAAAACCTTTTGCTGAGATTTTAGATCCCAATGTTTTTACATCAAAATATGGTGAGAAATTAGTATGTTTGAGCACTGTTTTTGAGGAGGAAGAAGTAGAAGAGGAGGAACATAAAGAGAATATGGAGAATGAAGAAGTGGAGAAGGTTATAATAGAGGAAAAGAGGGTATGTTCAAGCAGGATGGCTGATGGAAGTAGCCCCGGTATCAGTCTTATTACTGGCTCCGTGACAACTTCTCCTCAAAAACTTGATTTGACATCTCAAGAACCTGATAGTTCTAAGGATGCAGTGTCCTCTAGAAGAGtaagaattcaaaatatatttaccCTTTGTGGAAACAACAGGGAGCTCTCTCAACAGACAAGAAAACTAGTACCTGCAAAATGGAATGCTGAAAACATGGATCCTCTTGCATCTCCAATTGGGGGGCTTTCCTCT GATCCCACTGTAGCTCCAGTCctgaaagagaaagaaacatcAGCAGTGGCTCCCAAACTTCCATTTGGGAACCTGTCAAATGCCCCTCTGCCATTAAATCCAATTCAGAACATACTGCCTCTCCCAAGGTAG
- the LOC123221297 gene encoding CRIB domain-containing protein RIC5, with protein MSSVIKSILKGLRFIAQLFESKEEPEMQIGLPTDVKHVSHIGLDGSSANEPSWMAGFKSVEEVAKEPSNSSSDTKKSEKNLTPEGNQDSKNQKPKTKSRRKSSTGSLGSPLCSPKMGIETEFDSPRGNQKSNLSIESSSQDSAGNPKQSRRKKTKQHAGSEAGQKMKNKQKQQID; from the exons ATGAGTTCAGTAATAAAGAGCATCTTGAAAGGATTAAGATTCATAGCACAATTATTTG AGTCAAAAGAAGAACCAGAAATGCAAATTGGTCTTCCCACAGATGTAAAACACGTCTCTCACATTGGATTGGATGGTTCATCCGCCAATGAGCCCAGCTGG ATGGCTGGGTTTAAATCTGTGGAGGAAGTTGCAAAAGAGCCTTCGAATTCAAGTTCAGATAcaaagaaaagtgaaaagaatTTGACCCCGGAAG GAAATCAAGATTCAAAGAATCAGAAGCCAAAAACAAAGTCGAGAAGGAAATCATCGACTGGCAGCCTTGGCTCACCCTTATGTTCCCCAAAGATGGGAATTGAAACCGAATTTGATTCCCCCAGAGGAAACCAGAAGTCAAATCTTAGTATTGAGTCATCCTCTCAGGATTCCGCTGGCAATCCGAAACAATCTCGCCGAAAAAAGACAAAGCAGCATGCTGGAAGTGAGGCAGGACAGAAGATgaagaacaaacaaaaacaacaaatagattaa
- the LOC123220261 gene encoding kinesin-like protein KIN-10A isoform X2, which translates to MAPTPSSSKANQIQFKTPQSKHRLNFNSARITAHPSPNPNSTAKEVPSQEHPIEVIGRIRNFPNNNTKEKEKSVSVLQINPDKQTLRLRADIGYRDFTLDGVSLSEEEDLDCFYKKFVESRIKGVKMGDKCTVMMYGPTGSGKSHTMFGCAKQAGIVYRALRDILGDEKEGGGDSNGERIGFETFVQVTVLEIYNEEIYDLLSSNSGGGLGIGWPKGSGSKVRLEVMGKKAKNATFISGIEAGKISKEIQKVEKRRIVKSTQCNERSSRSHCMIILDVPTVGGRLMLVDMAGSENIDQAGQTGFEAKMQTAKINQGNIALKRVVESIANGDSHVPFRDSKLTMLLQDSFEDDKSKILMILCASPDPKEIHKTICTLEYGAKAKCIIRGPHTPVKDKFGTEDYSSTIILGSRIAAMDQFIYKLQMENKLREKERNEAHEQLLKKEEEVARLREKLQVMEGKEPEVSEQEINLKVTERTQVLKCELEKKLEECQRMAEEFVEMERRRMEERILQQQQEVEMLRRRLEEIEFELQHSRDQEMRGSRDLDGSSFARRLMGMYADEDPGMVKSMDLDMGDEPSAREVKYVNGNYNQVDSTNIHGCNNYLQANGEKLVCLSTVFEEEEVEEEEHKENMENEEVEKVIIEEKRVCSSRMADGSSPGISLITGSVTTSPQKLDLTSQEPDSSKDAVSSRRVRIQNIFTLCGNNRELSQQTRKLVPAKWNAENMDPLASPIGGLSSDPTVAPVLKEKETSAVAPKLPFGNLSNAPLPLNPIQNILPLPR; encoded by the exons ATGGCTCCAACACCATCATCTTCCAAAGCCAACCAAATCCAATTCAAAACCCCACAATCAAAACACCGCCTTAACTTCAATTCAGCAAGAATCACAGCGCACCCTTCTCCAAACCCTAATTCTACAGCCAAAGAAGTCCCTTCACAAGAACACCCGATAGAAGTTATTGGAAGAATACGGAACTTTCCCAACAATAacaccaaagaaaaagaaaaatcggTTTCAGTCTTGCAAATCAACCCAGATAAACAAACCTTGAGATTGAGGGCTGACATTGGGTACAGGGATTTTACTCTTGATGGGGTTTCTTTGTCGGAAGAAGAGGATCTTGATTGCTTCTACAAGAAGTTTGTGGAGTCAAGAATCAAAGGAGTGAAAATGGGGGATAAATGCACAGTAATGATGTACGGACCAACTGGTTCCGGCAAGAGTCACACAATGTTTGGGTGCGCTAAGCAAGCAGGGATTGTGTACAGGGCTTTGAGGGATATTTTGGGGGATGAAAAGGAAGGCGGCGGTGATTCGAATGGGGAGAGAATTGGGTTTGAGACATTTGTTCAAGTGACTGTTTTGGAGATTTATAATGAGGAGATTTATGATCTTTTGTCAAGTAATAGTGGGGGTGGATTGGGAATTGGGTGGCCTAAAGGCAGTGGATCTAAG gtgAGGCTTGAAGTAATGGGGAAAAAGGCAAAGAATGCAACCTTCATATCTGGAATTGAAGCTGGAAAGATTTCCAAGGAGATTCAAAAAGTGGAGAAAAGAAGGATTGTGAAAAGCACACAATGTAATGAGCGGAGTTCACGAAGCCACTGCATG ATAATTCTTGATGTCCCAACAGTGGGAGGACGGCTCATGCTTGTTGACATGGCTGGTTCTGAAAACATTGATCAAGCTGGTCAAACTGGATTTGAGGCCAAAATGCAG ACAGCAAAGATCAACCAAGGAAATATAGCATTAAAGAGAGTAGTTGAATCCATTGCAAATGGTGATTCTCACGTTCCTTTCAGAGATAGCAAATTAACAATGCTTCTGCAG GATTCTTTTGAGGATGATAAATCGAAAATCTTAATGATTCTGTGTGCAAGTCCAGATCCAAAGGAAATACATAAGACAATTTGTACGCTTGAGTATGGTGCAAAGGCAAAATGTATTATTCGTGGGCCTCATACACCAGTCAAGGATAAATTTGGCACTGAAGATTATTCATCTACAATCATTTTGGGATCCAGGATTGCTGCCATGGACCAGTTTATTTATAAGCTGCAAATGGAGAACAAGTTGAGAGAGAAAGAGCGTAATGAAGCACATGAACAGCTcttaaagaaagaagaagaagttgctCGGTTGAGAGAAAAACTCCAAGTTATGGAAGGGAAGGAACCTGAAGTGAGCGAACAAGAGATCAACCTGAAGGTGACAGAGCGAACTCAGGTTCTCAAATGTGAGCTAGAGAAGAAATTGGAGGAGTGTCAGAGAATGGCTGAGGAGTTTGTTGAAATGGAGAGGAGAAGAATGGAAGAAAGGATACTGCAGCAACAGCAGGAAGTTGAAATGCTTAGGAGGAGGTTAGAGgaaattgagtttgaacttcAACATTCAAGGGATCAAGAGATGCGTGGTTCTAGAGACCTGGATGGAAGCAGCTTTGCCAGAAGGCTGATGGGCATGTATGCAGATGAGGACCCAGGGATGGTAAAATCAATGGACCTGGACATGGGTGATGAGCCATCTGCTCGTGAAGTGAAATATGTAAATGGAAATTATAATCAAGTAGATAGTACCAATATCCACGGCTGTAACAACTATCTTCAAGCAA ATGGTGAGAAATTAGTATGTTTGAGCACTGTTTTTGAGGAGGAAGAAGTAGAAGAGGAGGAACATAAAGAGAATATGGAGAATGAAGAAGTGGAGAAGGTTATAATAGAGGAAAAGAGGGTATGTTCAAGCAGGATGGCTGATGGAAGTAGCCCCGGTATCAGTCTTATTACTGGCTCCGTGACAACTTCTCCTCAAAAACTTGATTTGACATCTCAAGAACCTGATAGTTCTAAGGATGCAGTGTCCTCTAGAAGAGtaagaattcaaaatatatttaccCTTTGTGGAAACAACAGGGAGCTCTCTCAACAGACAAGAAAACTAGTACCTGCAAAATGGAATGCTGAAAACATGGATCCTCTTGCATCTCCAATTGGGGGGCTTTCCTCT GATCCCACTGTAGCTCCAGTCctgaaagagaaagaaacatcAGCAGTGGCTCCCAAACTTCCATTTGGGAACCTGTCAAATGCCCCTCTGCCATTAAATCCAATTCAGAACATACTGCCTCTCCCAAGGTAG
- the LOC123219945 gene encoding plastid-lipid-associated protein 6, chloroplastic translates to MASITYLFHSPTLISSSSPSSSWPSSTKYILPTKTFSSQSSIGRASLLNDEQCRRGRSLVLRSAMDGVSVLDPPPPPPPSDEFEAKSELLASLKLKLLSAVSGLNRGLAANTDDLQKADAAAKELEAVGGPLDLSVEIDKLQGRWKLLYSSAFSSRTLGGSRPGPPTGRLLPITLGQVFQRIDVLSKDFDNIVELELGAPWPLPPVEVTATLAHKFELIGSSKIKITFEKTTVKTTGNLSQLPPLEIPRLPDALRSPSNPGSGEFEVTYLDSDTRITRGERGELRVFVIS, encoded by the exons ATGGCTTCTATAACATATCTCTTTCATTCTCCAAccttaatttcttcttcttcaccatcttcttcttgGCCTTCCTCCACCAAATATATTCTGCCCACTAAAACTTTCTCTTCTCAATCTTCAATAGGGCGTGCTTCGCTTCTTAATGATGAACAATGTCGAAGGGGAAGAAGTCTTGTTCTGAGGTCAGCCATGGATGGAGTCTCTGTTCTTGAcccacctcctcctcctcctccttctgATGAATTTGAAGCCAAGAGTGAACTCCTTGCTTCCTTGAAGCTCAAGTTGCTG AGTGCTGTGTCTGGGCTGAATAGAGGCCTTGCTGCAAACACAGATGATCTACAAAAGGCTGACGCTGCTGCCAAAGAGCTTGAAGCTGTTGGAGGACCTTTAGATCTCTCAGTCGAAATCGATAAACTGCAAGGGCGTTGGAAATTGCTATACAGCAGTGCATTCTCATCTCGTACTTTAGGGGGGAGTCGCCCTGGACCTCCAACTGGAAGGCTACTTCCCATTACTCTGGGCCAG GTCTTTCAACGAATTGATGTCTTGAgtaaagattttgataatatagttgaacttgaattggGTGCTCCATGGCCGCTGCCTCCTGTTGAAGTAACAGCCACATTAGCCCACAAATTTGAACTTATAG GATCTTCaaagattaaaataacatttgaaaaaaCAACTGTAAAGACAACCGGAAACTTATCACAACTTCCACCGCTGGAGATTCCTCGGCTTCCAGATGCATTAAGGTCTCCATCTAATCCAGGAAGTGGTGAATTTGAAGTTACCTACCTTGACAGTGATACCCGCATAACCAGAGGAGAAAGAGGAGAGCTCAGGGTTTTTGTGATCTCTTAA